A single region of the Opitutaceae bacterium genome encodes:
- the csf2 gene encoding type IV CRISPR-associated protein Csf2: MNTNSIEVALSLTAPMHVAYPDNYVKSEGLSKTITQTITVGDKKMSLPYYPANGFRGGLRRVIADMICDSIAVTEGTISGELYNGLHCGASSSSPDQTAKSIEEIIRARSHVYMGLFGGGARTHESMYAASDMLPILNATISAGMVPARYRDGYVSQIVGKDGVVRHIEPYELIDARHFVRIDDLYRVMDPVGINKTVTSPVEAVTSHQEAIGIHRAQDEEILKNEGKKHPRDVSQLQSVQTIAAGTPMFFRIDMKSDATEAQAGALLLGIAGLLTQNNFGCMGRWGFGRVKPLDISMNFGGELTGGLFENNAEFSMPENMARYVDQARKEIAAIRTADIAAFFEDFSADKKAAKKAAKAAQ; encoded by the coding sequence ATGAATACCAATAGCATCGAAGTTGCCTTATCCCTGACCGCTCCCATGCACGTTGCCTATCCGGACAACTATGTTAAGAGCGAGGGACTGTCGAAGACCATCACGCAAACCATCACTGTGGGCGACAAGAAGATGTCGCTGCCGTACTACCCGGCAAACGGCTTCAGGGGCGGGCTTCGCCGTGTCATCGCAGACATGATTTGCGACAGCATCGCCGTGACGGAAGGGACGATTTCCGGCGAACTCTACAATGGCCTGCATTGCGGCGCTTCCAGCAGTTCCCCCGACCAGACGGCAAAATCCATTGAGGAAATTATCCGTGCCCGCTCGCACGTCTACATGGGGTTGTTCGGCGGTGGCGCGCGTACCCACGAGTCCATGTACGCTGCCAGCGACATGCTGCCGATCCTGAATGCCACGATCAGTGCCGGCATGGTGCCCGCCCGGTATCGCGACGGATATGTCTCACAGATCGTCGGAAAGGATGGTGTCGTGCGGCATATCGAGCCTTATGAGTTGATCGACGCTCGCCATTTCGTGCGCATCGATGATCTTTACAGGGTGATGGATCCGGTAGGAATCAATAAAACGGTTACCAGCCCGGTTGAAGCCGTCACAAGCCACCAAGAGGCAATTGGCATCCATCGTGCGCAAGACGAGGAAATCCTGAAAAATGAAGGCAAGAAACACCCGCGGGATGTTTCCCAGCTGCAATCCGTTCAAACCATTGCCGCCGGTACGCCGATGTTCTTCCGTATCGACATGAAGAGCGATGCCACGGAAGCGCAGGCCGGTGCATTGCTCCTTGGGATTGCCGGGTTGCTCACGCAGAACAACTTCGGCTGCATGGGGCGGTGGGGATTTGGCCGGGTAAAACCCCTCGATATCAGCATGAACTTCGGCGGCGAGTTGACCGGCGGGCTTTTCGAGAACAACGCCGAGTTCTCCATGCCGGAGAATATGGCCCGCTACGTGGATCAGGCGCGCAAGGAAATCGCCGCCATTCGTACGGCCGACATCGCGGCATTCTTC